In the Carboxydothermus hydrogenoformans Z-2901 genome, one interval contains:
- a CDS encoding ABC transporter permease: MNPKRFWAIVKKEFLQLKRDKPSMAIALIMPVMMLLLFGYAVSTDVDHIATAYLDLSRTPESRELLAKFTASNYFNLDYPVNTTAELNSLFKKGKIKAGLIIPPDYAEKLSRGQIPEVKYIVDGSDPSIARPALSSGVLVGQNYTREILAKKYPQIASTSISLIRPEVRYNPKIRSQIFTIPGLIGLVMQNLTVLLTAFALVREKERGTIEQLIVTPVTSFELILGKLVPYVLIGFLSFTIAFYFGINWFSVPMQGDTLTLFALALCFVAVALAIGILISTVARTQLQAMQMTIVFLLPSILLSGFMFPREAMPKIIQYLGYAIPLTYFLEILRGIIIRGAGLLELQNQAIALTVLGVFLLVVASLRFKKRLE, from the coding sequence ATAATGCCGGTGATGATGCTTTTACTGTTCGGTTATGCGGTCTCCACCGACGTCGACCACATCGCCACTGCTTATTTAGATCTCTCCCGCACGCCGGAAAGCCGGGAACTTCTGGCAAAGTTTACGGCGTCCAATTATTTTAATCTTGATTATCCTGTAAATACGACCGCTGAATTAAATTCCCTTTTTAAAAAGGGCAAAATTAAAGCAGGTTTAATCATCCCGCCCGATTATGCCGAAAAACTCTCCCGGGGCCAAATACCGGAGGTAAAGTATATCGTGGATGGCTCGGACCCTTCAATAGCCCGCCCCGCTTTATCATCAGGGGTTTTGGTGGGACAAAATTACACCAGAGAAATTTTGGCCAAAAAATATCCGCAAATAGCCAGTACTTCGATATCCCTCATCCGGCCGGAGGTTCGCTACAACCCGAAAATTAGAAGCCAAATTTTCACTATTCCTGGTTTAATTGGTCTTGTTATGCAAAACCTTACGGTCCTTTTAACTGCTTTTGCTTTAGTACGGGAAAAAGAGCGGGGAACTATCGAGCAGCTTATTGTGACTCCGGTTACTTCATTTGAGTTAATTTTAGGAAAGCTTGTCCCTTATGTATTAATTGGTTTTTTGTCCTTTACGATAGCCTTCTATTTCGGAATCAACTGGTTTTCCGTCCCTATGCAGGGTGATACCTTAACCCTTTTTGCCTTAGCCCTCTGCTTTGTAGCTGTAGCACTGGCTATCGGCATTTTAATCTCGACAGTAGCCAGGACCCAGCTGCAGGCCATGCAGATGACCATAGTTTTTCTTCTGCCCAGCATCTTGCTTTCCGGCTTTATGTTTCCCCGGGAAGCTATGCCGAAAATTATCCAGTATCTCGGCTATGCCATCCCCCTTACCTATTTCCTGGAAATCCTGCGGGGCATTATTATCCGGGGGGCCGGCCTTTTAGAACTGCAAAACCAGGCTATAGCCTTAACGGTATTAGGGGTATTTTTGCTGGTGGTAGCGTCTCTCAGGTTCAAGAAACGATTAGAATAG
- a CDS encoding twin-arginine translocase TatA/TatE family subunit, whose protein sequence is MFGNFGWQELLIVLVIALIIFGPSKLPELGKAFGQTVKEFRKGAKEIQDEIALEEAKEEKQA, encoded by the coding sequence ATGTTTGGTAATTTTGGCTGGCAAGAACTTTTGATAGTTTTAGTAATAGCTTTGATTATTTTTGGTCCCTCTAAGCTTCCGGAACTCGGCAAAGCTTTTGGCCAGACGGTAAAAGAGTTTCGTAAAGGTGCCAAAGAAATTCAGGACGAAATCGCTTTAGAAGAAGCGAAAGAGGAAAAACAAGCGTAA